A stretch of Brassica napus cultivar Da-Ae chromosome C6, Da-Ae, whole genome shotgun sequence DNA encodes these proteins:
- the LOC106404491 gene encoding titin isoform X5 — protein METGVVITQEPVFTKTSVEEAHAGVLLDHSTMDVDKVNLSTVLAEVVNGSGNKETEESKHEKEEVTKTISVSKIVKEKESETETDEQGTVFVHEPKNTDDAKIILTDATLEKGKEDETTQKQEEVSVENPVIEEGQTETKHSQKEETEISKAIEQIPTKTDEVEEEKDSITVETSVNGTEAEHNETVSVEEISRKGENIAKETPAEQDETETVNTVVKDPEIVNNEETTVHDLKENEDTVEAIKNSDDEEQVTREVTRDRDKEDDVIIHKEEEVQESLTVLETPTIEIKDTESKASKENEEHEQVLVRDIPQDDTLVLTNETVNTSTLQESAVLKTLETKSDETDAEPSLDLKEEEETVTPSDEVQESITLMELPKLSPEQICKDTEEGEHVLGSSMPQGDMIITEAESLVTKENKEAIMDLKEQEKTEKLEEVTSDLALKVDKEKVMDEKKEADEVAGGRNMERGLELNESEAELVDQNITEETQEKLVESPSEETRKTLDEMIQEKPEEEVAPHQEAEERVSVPESREVKEKEKEERSLDLTPLQEESCLPTEKNEEEIKEQIHKHEPANEAVKSDEVIQVSYASPEGETVVEATKNEEQVVADKIQSILETVETVDTEPVKSNEDDIAESLNSAGEEIQTISKDGVNVQIDETAETSVNGTEDEHNATVLEEGISKNKESIVPETASEEIKNSDEAEENSDKEKEEDITTKEMQESRNLLLQEENTESESSKNTIEHAHLLVRDVPQIDTLVTEAEDVNTSSTVHKFESNEAEVVQETRKYIEPNFDLKEDQEKEEKETVISPDKVRPSDQVDDDVQTEESVEVKSKETLQVESTEEKHENLLDVPSGDSEKLHPSTVLVAETESQDTTEEIPSELVLKEELKDDKTEVDGTQVMGEQRDLEPHEPEAEQTDQTKTDEKVLVESVEKMQTASLELTSEEEEVTLQQEGSSVYGLEIKEEETLSVAERKDEESCLPKETTLQQESKEEYEPTNDQQGPVKEKSDEILKVSSEEDEGEIIVDAVKLANEEQVVEEIQRSLEPNEPEEQEQETVSETTEDEKVKKEEPIVQTLSEEDAIKSHLTEDAKKGDEETEGRDTQQGETIVNEAESVYTSTVQEAAVSNTLETNINESEEVHSPISGEGERQVTKEDTEPRLDLKEDKEQEEADTVILSDEVRIQSPYISDESQGREDSDEVKYKEKDAKLLDLPAEKMQRPSLESPSELSEETSKTFDEKIEEEVTLHQENEEIVTVRESSELEVQAKEEEEESCPTNEQKSETKEQMSEEDSTSAHQTPVEEKYDQASAAPLPQEREAEKIDDMTENEEEKVAEAVEPHSSILSPPEEAEKIEEDEEEKGKETEPMGDTGTGSSKMVEEEKLKQDKEILQAEEVPSSETQVMAVQLKREDNATTTTESHEEEATVALLTRDIETSLTDKFSIDQEEEEQANKESPRDELEGETQTRELEEENMVEKNDNETLIAETNKENEDKAVGLDASKTCTKQEEEFENLETPKVEDKSQEISESKGDQTPPSFISELEDQILKQIEEIHEEEEIKEAQQVVVDQTSSLVEEEETKESRKVEAPSVQNLPVEASHAHQTDDKTEKQVEEEIHQEETKPKESDETSTKVTKVEDEEDTKETDTQVADIVKGQSLSHAPEDACLEQEELRDLGTLQPGAVVEDQDSAVNENSSDEFTFSNSIGAAEHGDENSSTLLVVGILKELQTTLEEKERGINVSQEGYSSGNDLNSIKAEPETLEKSLVVEATPTSEIIEANMFQDSASRELEVNVEEQLQVETREIAVCKEETPADLSLTEVLHGEKIMIPSNQEEGKKQEDVNASTSEKISLQEEAHPRDFEVSKKEHSAEAQETVKEDDQTFDQEMNEVLTSEKKITEPLLSVAEKELNEEHVKSQAVSDDDTKSSNELDFPSEQIPKDQREEAEETSFEVKKVPEDKNEDTADALITSEKVQLQDQSKEIGQEKESTDLKYVQEDLDDERKDDGHDSLLAHKKDSDLIEEKKEVDYVKRQPEDAIKSTEEKNNMTEKVGQEATKEIYQEECKQADTATDIKEEIKEEEKETTEDSLNSMKNTDDEIKDYGLDSVVAQKKESGSIEEKKEVDYVKKEVDDAIKHGVSTEEKNKMPEKIGQEPTKEIYQEECKQTDTVTAIKEDIKEEEKETPENCLNSMKNTDDATEKTQPEIQEIEKLSSVSETQDKPPKQEDEVPSQQKREIADDVSKLENPKIAEEMQQKDGEEPARKSLSDLIQKVKVTDKTEVATTELRIDEEAKAEGEDEDGDEHKDDKTSPDSIVMVEAKDTANIIKTQKKSHGILSGVGSKVKHSISKVKKALTGKSSHTTKPSSPQ, from the exons ATGGAAACTGGAGTTGTCATCACCCAAGAACCAGTGTTTACAAag ACAAGTGTGGAAGAAGCTCATGCAGGAGTACTACTAGACCACTCAACCATGGACGTAGATAAAGTAAACCTGAGTACTGTTCTTGCTGAGGTTGTAAATGGTTCAG GGAATAAAGAAACCGAAGAATCAAAACACGAAAAAGAAGAAGTGACGAAGACTATTTCCGTTAGTAAGATCGtcaaagagaaagaaagtgaGACAGAAACGGATGAACAAGGCACAGTCTTTGTTCATGAACCCAAAAACACAGATGATGCGAAGATAATCTTAACTGATGCGACTTTAGAGAAGGGTAAAGAAGATGAAACTACCCAAAAACAAGAAGAg GTAAGTGTCGAAAATCCGGTAATAGAAGAAGGTCAAACAGAAACCAAACACTCACAAAAAGAAGAGACGGAGATCTCTAAG GCCATTGAACAGATACCGACAAAGACTgatgaagtagaagaagaaaaagattcaATAACTGTTGAGACCTCTGTAAATGGAACAGAGGCTGAGCACAATGAAACCGTTTCAGTAGAAGAAATCTCGAGGAAAGGTGAGAACATTGCCAAAGAAACACCTGCGGAACAAGATGAAACTGAGACAGTAAATACAGTTGTAAAAGACCCTGAGATCGTTAATAATGAAGAAACTACAGTTCATGACCTGAAAGAGAATGAAGACACAGTGGAAGCAATCAAGAACTCAGATGATGAAGAGCAAGTCACACGTGAGGTGACTAGAGACAGAGATAAGGAAGATGACGTCATCATCCACAAAGAAGAAGAG GTGCAAGAAAGTCTTACGGTTCTCGAAACGCCTACAATAGAGATAAAGGACACTGAATCCAAAGCTTCAAAGGAGAATGAGGAACATGAACAAGTGTTGGTGAGAGACATACCACAAGACGATACACTTGTACTTACAAATGAGACTGTAAATACTTCAACACTACAAGAATCTGCAGTCTTGAAGACTTTGGAGACGAAGAGTGATGAAACAGATGCAGAACCGAGTCTTGACctgaaagaggaagaagagaccGTCACACCATCTGATGAG GTGCAAGAAAGTATTACGTTAATGGAACTGCCAAAACTCTCACCAGAACAAATATGTAAAGATACTGAAGAAGGTGAACATGTTTTGGGGAGTAGCATGCCACAGGGTGATATGATTATAACTGAAGCTGAGTCTCTGGTGaccaaagaaaacaaagaggCGATTATGGACCTGAAGGAACAAGAGAAAACAGAGAAACTTGAAGAAGTTACATCAGATCTTGCGTTGAAGGTAGATAAAGAGAAGGTTATGGATGAGAAGAAAGAGGCAGATGAAGTTGCTGGAGGTCGGAATATGGAGAGAGGTCTAGAATTGAACGAGTCAGAGGCAGAGCTTGTTGATCAAAACATAACCGAAGAAACACAGGAAAAGTTGGTTGAGTCTCCTTCAGAGGAAACAAGGAAAACCTTAGACGAGATGATCCAAGAAAaaccagaagaagaagtagcaccgcatcaagaagctgaagagagAGTTTCAGTACCAGAAAGTAGAGaggttaaagaaaaagaaaaagaagaaaggagTCTTGATCTGACTCCTTTGCAAGAAGAATCATGCTTGCCAACGgagaaaaatgaagaagaaataaaagagCAAATCCACAAGCATGAACCAGCAAATGAAGCAGTCAAATCTGATGAAGTTATACAAGTTTCATATGCATCACCTGAAGGGGAGACCGTTGTTGAAGCCACAAAGAATGAAGAACAAGTAGTAGCAGACAAGATCCAAAGCATTCTTGAGACTGTTGAAACAGTTGATACCGAACCTGTAAAATCCAATGAAGATGACATAGCAGAGAGCTTAAACTCG GCTGGTGAAGAGATACAGACAATAAGCAAGGATGGAGTGAATGTACAAATAGATGAGACTGCTGAGACATCTGTAAACGGAACAGAGGATGAGCACAATGCAACGGTTTTAGAAGAAGGGAtctcaaagaacaaagagagcaTTGTCCCTGAAACAGCTTCAGAAGAAATCAAAAACTCAGATGAAGCAGAGGAAAACtcagacaaagaaaaagaagaggacATCACAACAAAAGAG ATGCAAGAAAGTCGGAATCTTCTGTTACAAGAAGAGAACACTGAATCAGAATCTTCAAAAAATACTATTGAACATGCACATCTTCTGGTAAGGGATGTGCCACAGATTGATACTCTTGTAACTGAGGCGGAGGATGTAAACACTTCTTCAACTGTCCACAAGTTCGAAAGTAATGAAGCTGAGGTAGTCCAAGAgacaagaaaatatatagaacCGAATTTTGACCTGAAAGAGGATCaagaaaaagaggaaaaagagaCGGTCATTTCACCTGATAAG GTGAGACCTTCTGATCAAGTTGATGATGATGTTCAGACAGAAGAATCTGTTGAGGTTAAATCTAAGGAGACCCTTCAAGTCGAAAGCACTGAGGAGAAGCATGAGAATCTTCTTGATGTACCATCTGGAGATTCAGAAAAACTCCATCCCTCGACAGTCCTAGTAGCCGAGACAGAAAGCCAGGATACAACTGAAGAGATTCCATCAGAACTTGTGTTGAAAGAGGAGCTTAAGGATGACAAGACGGAGGTAGATGGAACTCAAGTTATGGGAGAACAGAGAGACCTAGAACCGCATGAGCCAGAGGCAGAGCAAACTGATCAAACCAAAACCGATGAAAAGGTTCTTGTAGAATCAGTTGAGAAGATGCAGACTGCATCTCTTGAGCTTacttctgaagaagaagaagtaacaCTGCAACAAGAAGGTTCTTCTGTCTATGGATTAGAGATAAAAGAAGAGGAGACACTTTCAGTAGCAGAAAGGAAGGATGAAGAATCATGCCTGCCAAAAGAAACAACGTTGCAGCAAGAGTCAAAAGAGGAGTATGAACCAACAAATGACCAGCAGGGTCCTGTAAAAGAAAAATCTGATGAAATTTTGAAAGTTTCATCCGAGGAAGACGAAGGTGAGATCATTGTTGACGCCGTAAAGCTAGCAAATGAAGAACAAGTAGTAGAAGAAATCCAGAGAAGTCTTGAGCCTAATGAGCCAGAGGAGCAAGAACAAGAAACTGTTTCTGAGACGACAGAAGATGAAAAAGTGAAGAAGGAAGAACCTATTGTCCAAACATTAAGTGAGGAGGATGCAATAAAAAGCCATTTGACTGAAGACGCaaagaaaggagatgaggagaCAGAAGGGAGAGACACGCAACAAGGTGAGACCATTGTAAATGAAGCTGAGTCTGTATATACCTCAACAGTCCAAGAGGCTGCAGTATCAAACACTTTGGAGACGAATATTAATGAATCAGAGGAAGTGCATAGCCCAATAAGTGGAGAAGGAGAAAGACAAGTGACAAAAGAAGACACAGAACCGAGATTGGATCTGAAAGAGGATAAAGAACAAGAGGAAGCAGACACGGTCATTTTATCTGATGAGGTAAGGATACAATCTCCATACATATCTGATGAGAGCCAGGGAAGAGAAGATTCTGATGAGGTCAAATACAAGGAGAAGGATGCAAAACTTCTTGATTTACCAGCTGAAAAGATGCAGAGGCCATCCCTTGAATCTCCTTCTGAACTATCAGAGGAAACAAGCAAAACTTTTGATGAGAAGATCGAAGAAGAAGTAACTCTGCATCAAGAAAATGAAGAGATAGTAACAGTTCGAGAAAGTAGTGAGCTTGAAGTACAAgccaaggaagaagaagaagaatcatgcCCAACAAATGAGCAAAAAAGTGAAACGAAAGAGCAAATGAGTGAAGAAGATAGTACTAGTGCACATCAGACTCCTGTCGAAGAAAAATATGATCAAGCTTCAGCTGCACCACTTCCACAGGAACGGGAAGCAGAAAAGATTGACGACATGACAGAAAATGAGGAAGAAAAAGTAGCAGAGGCTGTTGAACCTCATAGTTCAATTCTATCACCTCCAGAGGAAGCTGAGAAGatagaagaagacgaagaagaaaaagggaAGGAGACAGAACCGATGGGAGATACTGGAACAGGATCCTCTAAAATGGTTGAAGAAGAGAAGCTGAAGCAAGACAAAGAGATACTTCAAGCAGAAGAAGTTCCTTCTAGTGAAACACAAGTGATGGCGGTTCAACTAAAAAGAGAAGAtaatgcaacaacaacaacagaaaGCCATGAGGAAGAAGCAACGGTTGCACTACTGACAAGAGATATTGAAACTTCTTTGACTGATAAATTCTCTATAgatcaggaggaggaggaacaaGCCAACAAGGAAAGCCCCAGAGATGAGCTGGAAGGAGAAACACAAACAAGAGAGCTTGAAGAAGAAAATATGGTTGAGAAGAATGATAATGAGACTCTAATTGCAGAgacaaataaagaaaatgaagacAAAGCAGTGGGTTTAGATGCTTCAAAGACATGCACTAAGCAAGAAGAAGAGTTTGAGAATCTTGAAACCCCAAAGGTAGAGGACAAGAGCCAGGAAATTTCCGAATCTAAGGGTGATCAGACTCCTCCATCCTTTATTTCAGAACTAGAAGACCAAATTCTAAAGCAAATTGAGGAGattcatgaagaagaagaaataaaggAAGCTCAACAAGTTGTGGTTGATCAGACTTCATCCttagttgaagaagaagaaacaaaggaATCACGCAAGGTAGAAGCTCCGAGTGTTCAGAATCTTCCAGTTGAAGCATCACATGCACATCAGACTGAtgataaaactgaaaaacagGTTGAGGAGGAGATTCAtcaagaagaaacaaaaccaaaagaatcagATGAGACTTCAACTAAAGTCACAAAggtagaagatgaagaagatacaAAGGAAACTGATACCCAAGTGGCTGATATAGTGAAAGGACAAAGCTTATCACATGCTCCTGAAGATGCATGCCTGGAGCAGGAAGAGTTGAGGGACCTTGGAACTCTACAACCCGGTGCAGTTGTGGAAGATCAAGATTCTGCTGTGAACGAAAATAGCTCAGATGAATTTACTTTCTCAAATTCAATAGGAGCGGCAGAGCATGGAGATGAGAATAGCTCAACTCTTCTAGTTGTTGGAATCTTGAAAGAACTCCAGACTACATtggaggagaaagagagaggaatCAATGTTTCTCAGGAGGGTTACTCAAGTGGGAATGATTTGAATTCAATCAAGGCAGAACCAGAAACCCTGGAGAAGAGTCTCGTCGTGGAGGCAACTCCAACTTCTGAGATAATAGAAGCAAACATGTTTCAAGACAGCGCAAGCAGGGAGCTTGAAGTCAATGTAGAAGAGCAACTCCAAGTAGAAACTAGAGAGATTGCAGTGTGTAAGGAAGAAACTCCAGCTGATTTGTCACTCACAGAAGTGTTACATGGTGAGAAAATTATGATTCCATCAAATCAAGAAGAAGGAAAGAAACAAGAAGACGTAAATGCTTCAACATCAGAAAAGATAAGCCTACAAGAAGAAGCGCATCCCAGAGATTTTGAAGTCTCTAAGAAGGAGCACAGCGCAGAGGCTCAAGAAACTGTTAAAGAAGATGATCAAACTTTTGATCAAGAGATGAACGAGGTATTAACATCAGAGAAGAAAATCACAGAGCCTCTTCTGAGTGTAGCTGAGAAAGAAttaaatgaagaacatgttAAGTCTCAAGCCGTATCAGATGATGATACAAAGAGCAGTAATGAGTTGGATTTTCCTTCAGAACAAATACCAAAGGATCAAAGAGAAGAGGCTGAAGAAAcgtcatttgaagtcaagaaggtacCAGAAGATAAAAATGAGGACACTGCTGATGCTTTGATCACAAGCGAAAAAGTGCAGCTGCAAGATCAGTCCAAGGAAATTGGACAAGAGAAAGAGTCGACTGATCTCAAATATGTCCAGGAAGATCTTGATGATGAAAGAAAAGATGATGGCCATGATTCTCTTTTAGCACATAAGAAAGATTCAGACTTAATAGAGGAGAAGAAGGAGGTTGATTATGTGAAGAGACAGCCGGAAGATGCAATCAAATCCACAGAAGAG AAGAACAACATGACTGAAAAAGTTGGCCAAGAAGCAACAAAAGAGATCTATCAAGAGGAGTGCAAGCAAGCAGATACTGCAACTGATATCAAGGAAGAGATCAAAGAAGAAGAG AAGGAAACAACAGAGGATAGTTTGAACAGTATGAAGAACACCGATGATGAAATTAAAGATTATGGCCTTGATTCAGTTGTAGCACAAAAGAAGGAATCAGGCTcaatagaagagaagaaggaggTTGATTATGTGAAgaaggaggttgatgatgcAATTAAACATGGAGTTTCCACAGAAGAG AAGAACAAGATGCCTGAAAAAATTGGCCAGGAACCAACAAAAGAGATCTATCAAGAGGAGTGTAAGCAAACAGATACTGTAACTGCTATCAAGGAAGATATCAAAGAAGAAGAG AAGGAAACACCAGAGAATTGTTTGAACAGTATGAAGAacaccgatgatgccacagaaaAAACTCAACCAGAGATTCAAGAGATCGAGAAACTGTCTTCTGTCAGCGAAACACAAGACAAACCACCAAAG CAAGAAGATGAAGTTCCAAGCCAACAGAAAAGGGAAATAGCTGATGATGTTTCAAAGCTAGAGAATCCAAAGATTGCAGAAGAGATGCAGCAAAAAGATGGAGAAGAACCAGCTAGGAAGTCACTATCAGACCTCATCCAAAAAGTGAAAGTAACAGACAAGACCGAAGTTGCAACAACAGAACTTCGTATCGACGAAGAGGCTAAGGCAGAGGGAGAAGATGAGGATGGAGATGAACATAAAGATGATAAAACAAGTCCAGATTCCATTGTGATGGTTGAAGCTAAAGATACAGCTAACATcatcaaaactcaaaagaaatCACATGGCATTCTCTCTGGTGTTGGCTCAAAGGTCaaacattcaatttcaaaggtGAAGAAAGCACTCACTGGAAAATCTTCTCACACAACAAAGCCTTCATCACCACAGTga